The DNA sequence AGCGCTGGTCTGCTGGGAGGCGCAATTCGGGGACTTCGCGAACGGTGCCCAGGTGATCATCGACCAGTTCCTGGGGGCGGGAGAGGACAAGTGGGGTCTCCTCTCGGGACTGGTGCTGCTTCTTCCCCACGGCTACGAAGGACAGGGCGCCGAGCACTCCAGCGCCCGGCTGGAACGCTTCCTGGACCTGGCTGGCGAGGATAACCTCCAAGTCTGCCAGCCCACCACCGCGGCCCAGTATTTCCACCTCCTGCGGAGGCAGGCGCTTCGGCGCTGGAGGAAGCCACTGGTTGCGCTCACACCCAAGGGCCTTCTGCGCTCCTCCGCCGCTTCCTCGGGGCGGGAGGAACTGGTCACCGGAGGGTTCCGGCTCGTCCTTCCCGGTGGGGAAAGCCCCGGCGCCGAGCGGGTCCTGGTCTGCTCAGGGAAGATTGGCCACGAGCTGCTCGCGGAGCGCGTGAGGCGGCAGGATCGGCGCACGGCCATCCTGCGGCTGGAGCAGATCTATCCTTTCCCGAAAGCCGAGCTGCGGGAAGAAATCGATCGCCATCCCGACGCCTCTCAGATCGTCTGGGTGCAAGAAGAGCCCGCGAACATGGGCGCGCTGCGCTTCGTACGCCCCCGACTCCAGCTCCTGGCGGGAGATCGTTCGGTGACCGCGGTCCACCGCGCCGAGAGTGCCAGCCCGGCAACCGGCTCCCTCAAGGCGCATGCCCTGGAGCAGAGGGCGCTCCTGGACCTGGCGTTCCACCGTTTCGCGGAGAAGAGTCCGGTACGGGACTAGAACATTGTGCCGATTTCGGAACGGCTGATTTCGATCTACCTGGTGTCGTACAACGATGGCCAGGACAGCGGTTTTGGATCGGACACCGCCAGCAAGCCGCGAGTGAAGACGGGTGGGGGATGCGAGTGGCCGGCACCCGCATCCAGAATCTTTAGGGATCGTGAGTAGTCCGGCCGCGCCTCAGAACCCGCAGGCCGCAAGACGGGACCGGGCCACTCTCAAGGTAAACCGCCAATTCCCGCTGCCGCATCCTTCCGCCAAGTCCGCCCCCTCACACTCGTCATTCCGCCCCGGCAGCAGCACGAGGGCCCGGCCCCCCAGGTCGTACTCGAGGCACCAGGAATAATCCTCGACGCACGCGGGACCGAAGCTGTTGTCGTAAGCGGTCGTCACGGGGCCGACCCAGGCGCCGGAGCCGGAGCGGTACCACTTGGACCAGGCCCCTGAGGCGGCGGCTCCTCCCGTCACACTCCAGGCGACGTAGGAGTCGCGATAGAAATCTGCACGCTGCACGCAGGCCGAAAAGGCGCCCGAGGAGGGACCCTCCAGCGAATAGAAGAGGTAGGAGGAGGGATCCGGCGCAAGCGCGGAGAAGTAATCGAGGAGCGCGGCTTCGCCCACATCGTTCCCCAAGGTATCCACGAAGCCGAAAACGGCCGGCTGGCAGGTGCTCTGCGACACGCAATCGGGATCTTCGCAATCGATGCGGCCATCCGAATCGTTGTCCACCGCGTCGGAGCACTGCGATTCTCCCGCACAGAGGCCGGTCCGCTCGACGCCGCTCGAGCGTGCACCCCAGCTTCCGACGTGAGGGCCGGCGGCACGAACCAGATAGTAGGAAACCTGCCCGATGCCCGGTGTGCCGGAATCCTGCCAGCAGGAGGCGGCGGCATAGGAGCTCGTGCATCCTCCCGCGAAAGCTGCGCCGGAGGCACGGATCACTTCGTAGAGTCCCGCCCCCTGCTGCTGGGGCCAGCACAGCTGCGTCGCATCGCCCGGATTGTTGAATCCGGCGGCTCCGGTGATTTCGTCGATCAAGGAATAGCCAGTCTCACCCTGGCACTGGTTGTCCTTCCCGTCATTGAACTCCGGTGCTCCGGGATGGGTCTCGGCGGTGGCATCGTCGCAATCGCCCTGGCACTCCGACAGGGAGTCCAGGTCATCGTCCGAATCGTTCGTACCGGCGAGCGACGGCCAGCCGGGCGAGAGACAGTCGTTGTTCAAACCGTCGCAGACCTGCGCCCCGCCGGGACGCACCGACGCCTTCGAGTCGTCGCAATCCCCCTGGCACTCCGAATAGAGGTCGAGATCGTCATCCCGCTCGTTCGTTCCGGCGAGCGAAGGCCATCCTGGCCACAGACAGTCGTTGTTCAATCCGTCGCAGACCTGCGCGGCGCCGGGGTGCACCGACGCTCTCGTGTCGTCGCAGTCGCCGCCGCACGAGGTCAAGCCGTCGGCATCCTGGTCGAACCCCTCGTCCACCATGCCGTCGCAGTCCTCGTCGACGCCGTTGCAGGCCTCGTTCGCGCCGGGATGGATCGCCGCGTTGTGATCGTTGCAATCGACGTTGCTGTAGGAGCCGTCCTGGTCGACGTCCTCGACCGCCTCGATCGACCAGGTGGCCAGGTCGGCGTTTCCCGCATTCTTGACCGGCTTGACGTAATTGGTGTCGGCGACGACTTCACAGGTGAGGGTGAAGGAACCCGTCACGGCGAAGGACCTCGAGTAGCTCGCCGCTCCCGTGGCGACAACCGTCGGAGTGGGGAAACCGGGGCCCTGGAGCTTCCAGGTGAAGCTGTTGGAGACTCCCGGACCGATCGCGAAGCGCGGGGTGACCGAGAAATCCTTCAAGGTCCCGATCAGCGCCACGACCGGGGTATCGGGGCTTGCCGACTCGATGGGCGCGGTGGGGGCGACCCTGAAGTGACCGAACAAGGAAGTCGCCCATCGCTGGTTGCAGACGCTGCAAAATGGCGCTCCTAAAGAGCGCATCAGGCAGTCGAACATGGGTCGGTAGATGCACTGGGCATAGTACTGCGCGCCCTCCCACGGCGGACCGAGGTCTGCAATCCATTCGGGCCAGGCTCCCATGGTCGCATTGGTGGAGGTGTTGATGTTTCCCACCTGGCCTCCACAGCCGGCGCTGCTCACATACTCATCGGCGAGACCCGCCAGGGAATGTCCCAGCTCGTGAGTGGCGATATCGGTCGCCGAAGAGTTGGCGGCCGAGTAGACGGCCCGAGCTCCTCCGCATCCCCCATAGCGCGAGGTGTTCACCATCACCACTTTCGCATCGCTGGCAGGAGCCCGCAGCTCCGCCGCCGCGATATGGGTACTGACATCGGTGTCGCAGCCGTAGCCGTAGTACAGGCAGCGGTTCGCACTGTCGCCGCAGGGAGCCCCCGCGTTGGGAAATCCGGAGCCCATCGCCGTGTTCGCCACGATGGAGC is a window from the Candidatus Polarisedimenticolia bacterium genome containing:
- a CDS encoding M64 family metallopeptidase, with protein sequence MLGEPLARGDGLAGACGSLRAARLLLLGSLLAGFLCGNLQAAGESKDREASRTLGVPDARGVLYGVTSERTLAVAFEVDREQVRLLSYTLKNRPFVQPLNEESAEPTEGGPPTLELALLKASSRRYVRRMDLPGICLEHAGDEPPHILGDTIRVHRDSIVVEFPEAEGSDRIEVAAIEGTPGKESRRILGAMRLDSLHFTEAGGSARYGDLLFASEEDKGASPQPETLGTVIWPENIGDPDIYTVFGNAAEVNRRINVTIVPDGYTYAQKSLMVSHATSMVQKFRATTPYREHDNLINYILVYAYSVESGTDQCDCSIVANTAMGSGFPNAGAPCGDSANRCLYYGYGCDTDVSTHIAAAELRAPASDAKVVMVNTSRYGGCGGARAVYSAANSSATDIATHELGHSLAGLADEYVSSAGCGGQVGNINTSTNATMGAWPEWIADLGPPWEGAQYYAQCIYRPMFDCLMRSLGAPFCSVCNQRWATSLFGHFRVAPTAPIESASPDTPVVALIGTLKDFSVTPRFAIGPGVSNSFTWKLQGPGFPTPTVVATGAASYSRSFAVTGSFTLTCEVVADTNYVKPVKNAGNADLATWSIEAVEDVDQDGSYSNVDCNDHNAAIHPGANEACNGVDEDCDGMVDEGFDQDADGLTSCGGDCDDTRASVHPGAAQVCDGLNNDCLWPGWPSLAGTNERDDDLDLYSECQGDCDDSKASVRPGGAQVCDGLNNDCLSPGWPSLAGTNDSDDDLDSLSECQGDCDDATAETHPGAPEFNDGKDNQCQGETGYSLIDEITGAAGFNNPGDATQLCWPQQQGAGLYEVIRASGAAFAGGCTSSYAAASCWQDSGTPGIGQVSYYLVRAAGPHVGSWGARSSGVERTGLCAGESQCSDAVDNDSDGRIDCEDPDCVSQSTCQPAVFGFVDTLGNDVGEAALLDYFSALAPDPSSYLFYSLEGPSSGAFSACVQRADFYRDSYVAWSVTGGAAASGAWSKWYRSGSGAWVGPVTTAYDNSFGPACVEDYSWCLEYDLGGRALVLLPGRNDECEGADLAEGCGSGNWRFTLRVARSRLAACGF